A part of Candidatus Methylomirabilota bacterium genomic DNA contains:
- a CDS encoding DivIVA domain-containing protein — MSPAELDLPVLLTPDHIRRREFVTTRRGYDPDQVRDYLEQLAIQVADMAAMVQEARLEADSAVQAQASRADPYETLARRVSELLRSADQEAARIRREAGEESDRVLREARAEADRVRLDAQTRAEEARAEAERHLRRARERADRTIAGLSTRRDELVQQLSQMQERVIGVAKELEDAIERRDSGDDVREIPDAEPGRPAPIADTWAGWAEPTVKGPGPQGPPPERQAEELFTSSETVDLTFPEIPPLDLAWDDEDD; from the coding sequence CCCCGGCCGAGCTCGATCTCCCCGTCCTGCTGACGCCGGACCATATCCGCCGCCGCGAATTCGTGACCACTCGACGCGGCTACGACCCCGACCAGGTTCGCGACTATCTGGAGCAGCTTGCCATCCAGGTGGCGGATATGGCGGCGATGGTCCAGGAGGCCCGGCTGGAGGCCGACTCGGCCGTGCAGGCCCAGGCGTCCAGGGCCGATCCCTACGAGACGTTGGCCCGCCGGGTGAGCGAGCTGCTTCGCTCGGCCGATCAGGAAGCAGCCCGGATCCGACGGGAAGCCGGCGAGGAGTCGGACCGGGTCCTACGCGAGGCTCGCGCGGAAGCCGACCGGGTGCGGCTCGATGCGCAGACCCGGGCGGAGGAAGCCCGAGCCGAGGCAGAGCGGCACCTTCGAAGAGCCCGGGAGCGGGCCGACCGGACGATCGCCGGCCTGTCGACCCGGCGCGACGAGCTCGTCCAGCAGCTGTCGCAGATGCAGGAACGGGTGATCGGCGTGGCAAAGGAGCTCGAAGACGCCATCGAGCGCCGTGACTCAGGCGACGACGTCCGGGAGATCCCGGATGCAGAGCCGGGCCGGCCCGCGCCCATCGCCGACACGTGGGCCGGCTGGGCCGAGCCGACGGTGAAGGGGCCAGGTCCCCAGGGCCCGCCTCCGGAGCGGCAGGCCGAGGAGCTCTTCACGTCCTCCGAGACGGTTGACCTCACGTTCCCCGAGATCCCCCCCCTCGATCTCGCCTGGGACGACGAGGACGACTGA